A region of the Phaeodactylum tricornutum CCAP 1055/1 chromosome 1, whole genome shotgun sequence genome:
TATACGCCGCTGCCGGAGGGCCAAGACAAGATAGGTAAAGAGGACGTGGAGGAAGCGCAGACGCTGTTGCAGAATATTGTGTACCGACTGGTTCGGCTGTACGAACACACTTTGATCAGTTGGTAGGCTAGGAGGAAGACGTTTGTCCTGCAACAGTCCCCTTTGCAATACTAATGTTAGAAACATATGTTGGAGGCCCGATCCTGGATTTACCCAACGGAACTTTAAAGGGTTGATTTTCGTACGGGTGTCGACGGAATAGATCCCTCCGGCAAGCGTTTTGTAATCATCCCATGGCGTGTTCCTTAGCGGGGGGAGGGATTGGATCGGATACGTAGAGTCGTTGTAGATTGGACCACGGCGGGGGTAGCGTGTAGGTCGTGCCGTCCACAAGGACCGTCGCGGGCGGGCCTCGGTCATCCGCGGCGAATTCCACCTTCCAGACGTCGCAATTGGCGAATTTAAAGTCGAGTCCTAGCATGTGCTTAAAGTACTGCGAGTgtccgacgacggcgacggaaGTTTCTGGTTGCGCGCGTAGGTAATCCTGAAAGGCTTGTACGCGTGCGGTGAGGGCACCCGCGTTGCCCGGGACCCACTCGGACGGCGTTTTCTCCGCAAGCAGGTCGACCTGGGCGACGCGAGGCAAGTCCGGGATGGCCTCGTCGTGGTGCTGGTCGGTGGTTGCCTTCAACGGCGCTACGCAACCGAGCAATCCCAGACATGTTTGTCGGGCCCGTTCGAGTGGTGAATGTAGGACGAGTTGTATGTCGGAGAGTTTGACAAAGTCGGCTTGTTTCAGCTGTTGTGCCATGGTGGCAATCTGCGCTTTGCCCAGGTACGATACGGGAGAATCGATCTGTGCCGCAACGTTGACGAGTTCCAACGAGGCGCCGACGTCGAGTCGCGAGGGAAAGGAGAAGGAACGGAGCGACGTGAAGACGTTCTTGACCGAGCCGATGCGGCGGTTTTCTTCGGATTCGGCGTGACGAATCAAGTACACAGTCTTGGGGAGACCCGGCGGCGGCGTGACGGTAGCGTCCttattattgttgttgtggttgtcggCGGGAGCGGATGCCGGCATGACGGAAGTCGATTGTTTCCGTACCGCAAGGGAAGGAGCGACGGCAACAAGGTTCGGCGCGACGAGactgttgttgatgttgttgacAAGCAGTTTTAGTAAAACATTCACTATTCTCTGGCACGGACCCGAGCGTTTTGTTCGTCAATTTGTTGCAAGAATGACAATGACAGAGAATAATTGCCGAAAGTTGGAACGATTCCTACCGTTGGCGTCGAGTGCCATGCGGTAACGAACACAAGGACGgttctagctagctacctAGTTAACTAACTAGTTAACTGTAGAGGACCAGCAATCCTCGTCAAGAATCACCAAGACGTGCGCGTGTGCGCAACGAGCGAAATCGTCCGGTTTGTCGGCAAGGTTACCGTTAGATCGCCTTCttttacttacagttactgtgTAAACATCGTTTGTCGCTCCGACATCTTCTATTTTAGGTAGACACAGTGATACCGACCCTACTACTCCGGGCGAGACCCTCGTCGACTGTGTAAACTTGACTCTGTGAACCCTAACCCTGACAACATCGACAAACGCCGAGTGTCCGACCCCCTTTCCATCAACTGGACGATTCCTTCGTTTCCCCCTCACAAAACGCGATCACCTTTCCGCCATGAGAATGACCGTTCTTTCCCGACGGCTATTCAAGCGACTGCGTCCCGACCGAATACTCCGTATCTACCCAAAGCATGTTCCCCTACAGTGGTGGcggtgttgttgttggtggggCTGCTACTTGCTGCTGATGACTCGCTCGGCAGTGACCATCTCGGCGAGTTCGTTGTCGACCGACGAACGGTACCTGTACTACGCCCAAGACGTGGACACGTCGCCCGTCATCGAGTACATGcccgacgccgacgccgccgATCCCAACCATCCCGACTTTCTCTATCGTCCACAAGCTCACGGACCTCGAATTGTGGAATTCTACGCACACTGGTGTCCCCACTGTCGGCGCTTTCGGGATCACTACGTACAATTCGCGGGACAACtcgtcgccatggccaaAGACCAAAAGGTCGAACCCCCGCTGCGCGTCTACGCCATTTCCTGCGTAGCGCACAAAGCCATCTGCCGCGATCAAGGCGTCAAAGGATACCCCAGTCTCAAAGTGTTCCCCGCCTATTCTCTCAACGCAACGGCGGAACCCTCCTACTTTCGACTCCACCCGTTTAGCGTTCTCGGCAGTATGGGCATCGACTTTGACGTCGACAACCACGCCCAGTTTGCCGTAGCCGATACGTCAATGACGGCCGCCTCGGCGGCCGTGACTAGTCACACGCATTCGTCCTTTCTGCGTCGGAACTGGTTCGGGAGTCTCACCAGTACCACGGACGGTACCCTCCGTGAACGCCAAACCCACGTTGCCGATCTGGACAGTACCCGTCGGACCAAGCAAAACGTTTTTGACGATGCCTACCGATCCTTCGATTTCGCCATCCGTACCGCCGTCTTCATGACCAACGGTCCTTTGGAACACAACGCGACCAGAGACGCCTTGCACGACTGGTTGTCCCTGCTACAAAAGGCCACGCCACCAACCTGGTCGACGTTACAGAAACCCGTACGGGCACTCCTGGGCAACTTTGACGAAATCGTGCGCGGCGAAGACCACTTGCTCGCAGTGTACGAAAAGGTAGCCTCGCCGCCCGCATCGCATCAGTGGAGTGACGACTGCTCGCACGGCCAAAAAGGTGCCGGCTACACGTGCGGCCTCTGGCAACTCTTCCACATTGTCACCGTGGGTGCCACGGAATGGAATCTTATGCTCTTGGAAGAGAATTCACCCAATCTTCTCGACCTGACCGACACCGCTGACACGTTCCGGAACTACGTCCAGCATTTCTTCGGTTGCGAAGTTTGTCGGCTCAATTTCGTCTCGGCCTACGACGCCTGCGCGCACGATCGGTGCCACCGCTTGGACCCTACCGACCAGTCCCGGACCGCCTGGATCCAACTACCCCTCTGGTTGTTCGAAACGCACAATGCCGTCAATGCTAGACTCCTTCGCGAACAGGCCGAACGGGAAGGATGGAACGTTACCCTCGCCGACCAGCGCGCCCGGGAGTTTCCCTCGCGCCACGCCTGTCCCGTGTGTTGGAAAGCTGACGGGAGCTGGGACGAAGATATGGTGTACCAGTTCCTGCGACTCGAATACTGGCCCGAAGACTCGGTGGCGGTAGACCTTCGGGAGCAGTTGGCCCAGCGCATTCGGGTACAACAGGAAGGCTGGGATTCCCAGCGTGACCCGAACGATCCGGACGACGATCGGAACGTCCCCGTCCCACCCGTGGCCTTACAGCTGGTTCCGTTGATGGTTGTGGTAGGACTAGTGGCCGCCTGGTACACGAAACGTAACGAGCGGCTGAGGACGGGTCGGCACAAACGGATCGCCTGACGCCAGGGGAATGAATCGGCACTTTCGTAACACGCAACGGGGAACACGTGTACGGATACGGAAGGCTTCACTCGATGCTCTTTGCGTGCCGTGTCATTCGGTTTTGAGGACCAACCGGGATGGGGGTTCATCTACATATAGTGTGTATACTAGGATCCATAAATGAgctgcttgactgtgaaactaAGTAGATTGACGGTTTGTTATCTAAAACAAAGGCTAAACGGAGATCTCAAACCGAACGCTTGTCCACGCCGACGGAGCCTTTCGGCCTCATTTTCCGTGCCATAATCAGGGATTGTTGGAGACTTTTCGGACCGAGACTCTTACGCATCACGAAAGCCAAGTACGCACCAATGCACAACAGGATGAGTGTCAAGACCTTGGATCCGGACTCGTGTTCGTCGTAAAACTGTATTACACGATCAATGGAATCTTCCAAACCAGGCCAGTAGGTTTGTTCCAAGTACGTAAAGACGGCATCCTCGTCGAACGTACCGTCCGCCTTGATGCATTCTGTACATGACAAGGTCGAAGGCCAAACCACGCTGACCTGTTCAAACAGTCCTGCTGCTCCGGGACCGGACTCCGCACGACGCCATGTGCGTTGCTGCATTTGTTTGCGTTTGTTGTCCGTGCGTTCGTTCAAAACATGGACACTCACGTCGTTGTGGAATTCCCAGAGCCATTTCGCCAATTCCTTCCAGTCCGAATCGGTAGCATCGTGCGCATCCGTAGCGAGACGACCGCAGCGGCGATTCATGTCACACTGATCGTACTGGACCAGAAAGTGCTTCGAGCATTCGGTACAGCTAAAGAAATGCGCCATGTACTCGCGCAGAGTATCCGCAGCTTCCATGGGCGCGAAGACACGGATGTCCCGACGCAGTCCCGTAGCCACAAGGTTCTTGCCACCTCGGTGTTCTGCCACACCAACAGTCATGACGTGCAGCAACTTCCAGAATCCGCAAGTAAAACCGTTGACGTTTCGACCACCTTTGGTGCAAGAGCGACTCCAGTTCCTGCGTTGAATCGGGTGTTTGTCGAGAATATCGTGCAAGTTCTTGCTCCCTTGGGCAATATAATCCAGGTTGTCCAAAAGATCGTCAATGATCTCGTGGAGTCCCCATTCCTGTGGCAGCGAGCCACTCAGTAAATCCAACCAGTCTTTGAGCGCACGCTTCTTTTTGCCTGTCAATGGTTTTGGATCTTGAAAGACTCCATAGCGGAGCCCTCGGAGAAACGACAGGGAGGAGTCGAGGATGAGCATCTCCTCGTCATCCATGCGTACTACTCTTTTGAGTATTGGAAGCTGCTCCACCAAGCGCGGCTTGGCCACTTCCTTTTTGAAGGGCAGCGACGTGTAATTCCCGATACGGTTTCCGATACCTTTAGACGAAACGTACTTGGCGGCCCTTTTCTTGCCAAACTTTTTCTCCAGCAACTTTGCCAAACGTTCCGAGGACTCTTTCTGGCGTTGTTTGTATTCCAGTGTTCCCGGCGTATTGGCCCTCATAGCCTTCGAGGCACCGTCCCGGACTACAGGACCCAGTGGCTTTACTTGACGATCCTTTCGCAGTCCGACAAACTTACGTTTCTTCTGTTCGGCGGCCCGTTTCTGGCGTAGGACGTCGCGGTACTTGTCCATATCTCGAGGGGCAAACTGCGCGGTGACGGCTCCGGGTTTGCGCTGGACGGGACCGGGAAGGTCGGAGGACTCCGACTCGTCACCGCCACGTTTCTGAGCCTCGAAGAATAGGTCCATTCCGTAGGGGTCTTGTTCACTCTCCTGGTCTTCGCTTTCGTCGagatcttcgtcgtcgcggtTGTCACTGTAGTATTCTTCCGCGTCAGGGTCGTCTCGATCGTCGGCGGATTGATCAAAGCCTTCATCGGGGGAATCATCAATATCCACGTTAAAAAGACCGTTCCCGACGGTGGGGTCCTCGCCCGAGTAGTGCTTCCGTGTATCTTGCGAGTCGGCGGGTTCGTCTTCTGTTTTTTCGTCGGCACTCGGATCGTTGGAATTGGGCACGTCGTCACCGGTGGGGTGGGGTCGCAGATCCGGAATAGGAACGTGAAGTTCGAAAGATACTTTGCCGTCCAGACTCGGGTCGTTGGAGTTTTCGTCGGGTTGGTCCACCGTTTGCTCCGAGTCATCGTTGGGTGGCTCGTCCGAGTCTCCTGCTTCGGTACCGTCTTCCAGAAGTCGGGCCGTCCGACCGACGGTCCCGGTGGACGTACCGCCAAGGACCGGTCCGAGCTTCAAGGCGGAGGCAATGCCTCGCACCGTGTAAGAGTTCTTGGACAACACTGTCGGTTCGGCAGTAGAGGCCGACAGGGCCAAGATCTGCGGAAACCCTCGAACTGTTTAACACCACATTGCAGTCGAAAACCAATTGAAAGTAGACGGAAAAGACGTGAGTGGCAGAACGAAGTAACGCAAGGTAGTCAATGGAGCAAGACGAAAGCGAAACGTTCAGAGTGATTCCACTCGCATTCCCATATACCCCCACGTCCACGTCAACttcgcacacacacacacacacacacacagagaCGTACCGTTGTATTTCTGACACATGTCACTGTGAGCGACACAGGAAACCGCGTAAAACTCCACGTCGGGATACTTCTGTCCCACGTCTCGCGCCAATCGGACGTATTTGGGTTTGAAGTGACGACAGTGCGGCTAACGCACAAAAAAAGTAAGTCAATTACAGCATGGCACGAAACAATGCGTGTAGGAGTGGCCAGGTGTGAGTGACATTGTGAGTTTAAAAGCAGTCCATCGCACGGTAGTCGACTAAAGACCTCCTACCAATGTACAACGGTACACAGCAAGAGTCGTCTCCGCAATGCACAAGGGCTAGCTAAGCGCTTTCGCTTCACTTACACAATACGGTGAGTAGAACTCGACAATGCGGGGATGTTCGGATTGTTCGAACAATCCGTCGAGAGGAATCCCGTCTTTGGTCGCCCGGTACTCTTGCACGTACGTCGAGGCATCCGTGTCGCCGTAATAAAGGTAGAATTCTTCGGTAGATCCGGCAGCAATCGTCGTTCTACTCAGCCATAGAGCGACCCCACAGCTCCACGCGATCCAAGTGTTCGTGTACCACGATCGGTATTTTTCCCCCATAGTGCTGATGAATGTTGTTGgatggtgttgttgttgttaaaGACTATCACCGACAAGCAATCTTCACTGGATGTAGGAAACCAACAAAGAGACGAGAGAAGATGGCAAAAGGCGCAAGTCTCTCGGTAGTCGAAGAAGTATGCACCCTTCACCAACGAAGTACGCCGAGTCTACCGAATGAAATCGTTGTTGCCCACGATAGAGAGTcgtgttgctgttgtggcAACCCCCTTCCAAAGACTCTCCGTAGATACCGTAGATTCCCGCAGAGAATATCTCACGTGGTACTACTGCAATACATTGTACTGTGTACTGTATCTTCGGTACCCGAAACGAGGAGCGCAAAACTACACACCGACACTAACTGTGACAAATGACTGTTCGCGGATCCGTTCGGAACACGAACCGTAAGGGAATGGTCGTTCACGAAAGCAACGCATCAAACGGGTCCCAAGTCGATCTCACGACTCATTGTCAACGACGACCAACAGTGTCTGTCCGTGGTGTGCCCTCGGGAATTCCGATCCCTTCGGTAGTAGCCGCATACCGTAGCGTTCCTACTGGTACTTTCCGTAGACAGACAGACTACGTCTCACAAGGCATCGCGGTACAGGGATACGCTGGGAGCACCGAAACCTCTCACCGTCAATCAACACAGTACGTCCAGTGACAATTGCTACCGCCGCCGCACTCTCCCACACTATTCCCGTCGCTCTGATGCGCCGTGCCCGTCTCCCAGCTCTACATTCACACTCGACGCCGTAAAACCCCCCCCATACCCACTGCGCTTGTAACACTTGTCATGTTGTCGCAATGGTTATCTCTGTCGCGATATGGGCTTGCGGGACGCCGGCCGTCCCGGCTCTCTTCTCCGTCCCGGGAGCGTCGTCCCAGCGCTCGCGTTGGACCAAGGCCAAGATAAAGCGCACGGCGCGGTACAAGCGTCGTCAAGAGCTCGACGCTGCGGGCATAGCCTTGCCCAATCCGCCCTACTACTTTCCAAGGGACCTGCCGGTAGTGAACGCCGTCGACCGCGGCGGCATCCAAGCCGAAATTGCCGAACACGACGCCCGCATCGCGGCACAACTCCAAGCCCAACTCGTCACGCAGAAAACCCCGTTGCGCTTCAATATGACAGGGTTGCGTATGAGCGACCGCGTGCGACAGCTCTTTGATCTGCACAACGGCAGTCAGCGAGAAGTCGTGCAAGCgcaaaaacaacaaggaaTGGAGCTCTTTCAACTCCGCCAAGGCGACACGGGCTCGTCCGCGGTACAGGTCGTCGCACTGACGACCCGTATACAGCAACTGCAAACACACATGGCACAGCATAAGAAGGATAAGCACAGCAAGCGCGGATTGGATGCACTCTACgtgcgacgacgaaaactgTTGGATTATATGGAACGCCGAGAATTCGAATC
Encoded here:
- a CDS encoding predicted protein, whose amino-acid sequence is MPASAPADNHNNNNKDATVTPPPGLPKTVYLIRHAESEENRRIGSVKNVFTSLRSFSFPSRLDVGASLELVNVAAQIDSPVSYLGKAQIATMAQQLKQADFVKLSDIQLVLHSPLERARQTCLGLLGCVAPLKATTDQHHDEAIPDLPRVAQVDLLAEKTPSEWVPGNAGALTARVQAFQDYLRAQPETSVAVVGHSQYFKHMLGLDFKFANCDVWKVEFAADDRGPPATVLVDGTTYTLPPPWSNLQRLYVSDPIPPPAKEHAMG
- a CDS encoding predicted protein, encoding MRMTVLSRRLFKRLRPDRILRIYPKHVPLQWWRCCCWWGCYLLLMTRSAVTISASSLSTDERYLYYAQDVDTSPVIEYMPDADAADPNHPDFLYRPQAHGPRIVEFYAHWCPHCRRFRDHYVQFAGQLVAMAKDQKVEPPLRVYAISCVAHKAICRDQGVKGYPSLKVFPAYSLNATAEPSYFRLHPFSVLGSMGIDFDVDNHAQFAVADTSMTAASAAVTSHTHSSFLRRNWFGSLTSTTDGTLRERQTHVADLDSTRRTKQNVFDDAYRSFDFAIRTAVFMTNGPLEHNATRDALHDWLSLLQKATPPTWSTLQKPVRALLGNFDEIVRGEDHLLAVYEKVASPPASHQWSDDCSHGQKGAGYTCGLWQLFHIVTVGATEWNLMLLEENSPNLLDLTDTADTFRNYVQHFFGCEVCRLNFVSAYDACAHDRCHRLDPTDQSRTAWIQLPLWLFETHNAVNARLLREQAEREGWNVTLADQRAREFPSRHACPVCWKADGSWDEDMVYQFLRLEYWPEDSVAVDLREQLAQRIRVQQEGWDSQRDPNDPDDDRNVPVPPVALQLVPLMVVVGLVAAWYTKRNERLRTGRHKRIA
- a CDS encoding predicted protein, producing MGEKYRSWYTNTWIAWSCGVALWLSRTTIAAGSTEEFYLYYGDTDASTYVQEYRATKDGIPLDGLFEQSEHPRIVEFYSPYCPHCRHFKPKYVRLARDVGQKYPDVEFYAVSCVAHSDMCQKYNVRGFPQILALSASTAEPTVLSKNSYTVRGIASALKLGPVLGGTSTGTVGRTARLLEDGTEAGDSDEPPNDDSEQTVDQPDENSNDPSLDGKVSFELHVPIPDLRPHPTGDDVPNSNDPSADEKTEDEPADSQDTRKHYSGEDPTVGNGLFNVDIDDSPDEGFDQSADDRDDPDAEEYYSDNRDDEDLDESEDQESEQDPYGMDLFFEAQKRGGDESESSDLPGPVQRKPGAVTAQFAPRDMDKYRDVLRQKRAAEQKKRKFVGLRKDRQVKPLGPVVRDGASKAMRANTPGTLEYKQRQKESSERLAKLLEKKFGKKRAAKYVSSKGIGNRIGNYTSLPFKKEVAKPRLVEQLPILKRVVRMDDEEMLILDSSLSFLRGLRYGVFQDPKPLTGKKKRALKDWLDLLSGSLPQEWGLHEIIDDLLDNLDYIAQGSKNLHDILDKHPIQRRNWSRSCTKGGRNVNGFTCGFWKLLHVMTVGVAEHRGGKNLVATGLRRDIRVFAPMEAADTLREYMAHFFSCTECSKHFLVQYDQCDMNRRCGRLATDAHDATDSDWKELAKWLWEFHNDVSVHVLNERTDNKRKQMQQRTWRRAESGPGAAGLFEQVSVVWPSTLSCTECIKADGTFDEDAVFTYLEQTYWPGLEDSIDRVIQFYDEHESGSKVLTLILLCIGAYLAFVMRKSLGPKSLQQSLIMARKMRPKGSVGVDKRSV
- a CDS encoding predicted protein; amino-acid sequence: MELFQLRQGDTGSSAVQVVALTTRIQQLQTHMAQHKKDKHSKRGLDALYVRRRKLLDYMERREFESYRRVVKTLGLTR